The genomic stretch AAAAGATGATTGCTCCAGGGGTCGGATGACCTAATCAACTACAAACTCTTCCAGTATCATACTAACATATTTAGTTGATAATTTAGATATTCTTATCGTACAAGGGGTCGGATTTATCCGACCTGCACTATACTGAAAACCGGGTGTTGTTTATGCCAACTCAAAAACATCTTGATACACTCTTGGAGATAAAAGATAACCCATCTCTAAGTCAGCGCTCTTTAGCCCACAAGCTAAACATCTCGCTGGGTCTTACCAATGCTATCTTGCAAAACTTAATTCATCGGGGTTGGATTAAAGCCCAAAAATTAACCGGCCGTAAAATTCTCTATCTCATCACCCCCGAAGGCATGGCAAATGTCAGCCGACTGATGTATAGCCGTTTCCAGGAAACACTCCACTATTATCATTATACCAGGGATTTACTTACTGCTTACCTAATAAAACTCTACCAGCAAGGAGAAAAAACCATCAATATTTATGGCACCAGTCAGCTTGCTGAAATCACTTACTATGCCGGGATAGGCACTCCCTTAAAACTAAATGCTATTATAAGCGATGACCCATCCAAAGGAAAATTCTTAGGTCGTAAGACTATTTCAATAACCAATTTTCTATCTCAATGTTCAAGCGATAATAGTCTTTCTATCAAAAATATAGTCATACTTTCTACCAACAACCCGGAGAAATTAACTAAAGAAATAAATAAATATAAAAATATATCCAAAAATATTAAAATAATCAATATAGAATCCATCCTAAAGAATCTATAGCAGGACAGAAACCTCGATTGTCTCTGTCATTCCCATGAAAATGGGAATCTATCTTTTTCTATAATTTTGGAAAGTAAAGTAACGAAACAATCTTGACTAATAGCGAAAAACGGTTTTTATAGCTTGTATTTTTCTCGCACTTATTGCCCGCGCTATAACTATCCGCTATTACTATACGCTTATTTCAGATTTTTCTTTGACTGGCAGACTGAAAGACCGGTAGACTAAAATAGACTGGTAGACAGGATGACCGGCAAACTGGAAGATTAAATAGGATTGGAATCAATTCCGTAATATGGATTTAACAAAAATAAAAAAAACTACTCAAATCTCCCATCTTACTTGACTTACGAAACTTATACGACCTAGCCGCCTTAAAGTCTTTAGGTATTATTTATGAGGGAGTAGAGAGAAGATAATAAGTTTAAAAGTTAATAAAAATATATTCTGTCATTCCCACAAAAGTGGGAATTTAGGTAAATAGATAAATTAATCAAAAATACGGGAAATAATTTTATTGAATAAAGCAAAGAAATTGTTTAAAAATTTAATAACCCCTGGCGAAACTCTTTCTCAAAAAGTAGTTAAAGGTGGATTCTGGGTATTTTTTCTCAGAATTGTCAATCAGGGATTTAGTTTGATTCGATTGATAGTTCTTGCCCGTATTCTTTCACCAAAGGATTTTGGTTTAATGGGTATCGCATTACTTACAATGTCTGTTTTGGAGACTTTTACGCAAACAGGTTTTCAAACTGCTTTGATACAAAAAAAAGAAGAAATAAAATCTTATCTTGATAGTGCCTGGACTTTTTTAATCTTAAGAGGATTTGTTCTTTTTATCATATTATATTTTATCGCCCCTTATGCGGCAGTTTTCTTCAATACACCAGAAGCAAAACCAATAATAAGAGTAATTGGATTTTCAATTTTTTTTCAAGCATTTACCAATATTGGTATTACCTATTTTAAGAAAGAATTGGAATTTAATAAAGAGTTTATCTATCAGTTTACAGGAACATTAGCAGATTTTATTGTTGCAATTTCAGCAGTTTTAATCTTAAGAAATGTATGGGCACTGGTGTTAGGTTTGCTTGCAGGCAATATAACCAGATGTTTTGTAAGTTATTTAATACATCCTTATAGGCCCAGATTAAACTTTGCTCTAGAAAAAGTAAAAGAATTATTTGGTTTTGG from Candidatus Atribacteria bacterium encodes the following:
- a CDS encoding winged helix-turn-helix transcriptional regulator; amino-acid sequence: MPTQKHLDTLLEIKDNPSLSQRSLAHKLNISLGLTNAILQNLIHRGWIKAQKLTGRKILYLITPEGMANVSRLMYSRFQETLHYYHYTRDLLTAYLIKLYQQGEKTINIYGTSQLAEITYYAGIGTPLKLNAIISDDPSKGKFLGRKTISITNFLSQCSSDNSLSIKNIVILSTNNPEKLTKEINKYKNISKNIKIINIESILKNL